AACGCCACCGCCGAGACGGTCCTGAACGCCCAGAGCACCGTGCAGACCGCGACCAGCAGCCTGACGCAGGCGCAGGCCAGCCTGGACAGCGCCCGCCGCACCCTGGACGCCACGCTGGGCACCACCCTGGGCGGCGTGACCTTCAGCACCCGGCCGGACGACACCCTGACCCTCCCGGACCTGAGCGCCCTGGTCGCCCGCGCCCGCACGGTCAGCAGCGACGTGATCAGCGCGCAGAACGCCCTGGCGAGTGCGCAGGAGGCCCTGGAGGACGATCAGCGTGACGCCCGCCTGCCCGACCTGACCGCCAGCGTCGGCTACGGCGGCGGCGCGGCCGGAACGGTCAGCGCCACGCTGAACGTCAAGCAGGGCACCCTGGGCGGCAGTTACAGCCTCCCGCTGGGCGACCGCGCGAGCAGCGGCGGCAACCGCCTGACCGCCAGCGTCAGCGGGTCGTACGTCGTGTACTCACCCGCCCAGCAGGCCGCGCTGAGCGCCGCGCAGGCCAGCGTCACCCAGGCGGGGCTGTCCCTGACCGTCGCGCAGCAGAACGCCGAACTGGACGTCCGCAGCCGGTACGTGACCGTGCAGACCAACCTGAACGCCGCTCAGACCCGCGCCGCGCAGCTCCAGGTGGCAGGCCTGGCCGTGCAGACCGCCCAGGCCCGCCTGGACGCCGGGACCGGCACCGCCGACGACCTCGCCGCCGCCACGCTCAGCCTCGCGCAGGCCGAGCGGGACCTGCTGTCCGCCCGCATCACCGCCCAGCTGAGCCTGACCCAGCTTCTCAACGCCGCCGGAGGCCCCCAATGACCCATACCCGCCGACTGTTCACCCTCAGCCTGGGCCTCGCCCTCGCCGCGCCCGCCGCACACGCCCAGAGCACCCTGAGTGCCGGGAGCGCCGTCAGCGCCGCGCTGACCACCAGCAGCGACGTCAAGACCTCCCAGGCGAACCTCGACAAGGCCCAGGCCGCCAGCCGCGCCGCGCAGGCCGACCCCAGCACCCTG
The DNA window shown above is from Deinococcus sedimenti and carries:
- a CDS encoding TolC family protein, yielding MTRPPPPRLLTLALLLGAAHAQTAAPSAPPPDLTLSQATAQLAQAPSVTRAALSVQVAQQNLQSARAALGLTVSVNGSASYAGPTSTTASDGTTTAASSTLSGTAGANVSLGLLPWSSSQSSLRASERSLALAQATLRDANLSTQLNVAQAYFSAVLATQDITLASRTLELRQRQLSVAQTQQAAGNATAETVLNAQSTVQTATSSLTQAQASLDSARRTLDATLGTTLGGVTFSTRPDDTLTLPDLSALVARARTVSSDVISAQNALASAQEALEDDQRDARLPDLTASVGYGGGAAGTVSATLNVKQGTLGGSYSLPLGDRASSGGNRLTASVSGSYVVYSPAQQAALSAAQASVTQAGLSLTVAQQNAELDVRSRYVTVQTNLNAAQTRAAQLQVAGLAVQTAQARLDAGTGTADDLAAATLSLAQAERDLLSARITAQLSLTQLLNAAGGPQ